The genomic region GGCGCGGCTGAGGGTGGAGAGCGCGTCGAAGCCGTTGCCCAGGTTGGTCAGCAGCTTGGCGTACTTGAGCCGCATCACCGCCGGGTCGGGGCGGCAGATGAAGCCAGCGTCGCCAAGATCCGCGGCGATCTGCTCGCAGAGCGCGTCACTGCCGCGCGGGAAGCAACCCAGGTCGAGCACACCCGCGATCGGCGCGCTCCAGCCCAGGACAGTGCCCGGCTCCATGAAGGTGGCCGGCAGGGCCACCAGCATGGCGTAGACGCGCGCGAAGCGCCGTGCGGCGATGCGCTCGTTGGCCACGCCGTTCTGGCAGCAGACGATCGCCACGTCGCGCCCGCCGGCCGCTTCGAGATCGTCCAGCGCCGCGCCCGTGTCCTGCGCCTTCATCGTCAGGATCACGATGTCCTGGTCAGAGAACTGCAGCTCGGCGGGGCGGCCCACGGCGGGCACCGCCAGCGTGCGGTCGCCGGTGGGCTCGCGCAGCAGCAGGCCGCGCGCGCGGATCGCCTCCAGGTGCCGGCCGCGGCAGATCAGCACCGTATCCTTGCCGGCGGCGAACAGCCGGCCGCCGACCACGCCGCCGATCGCACCCGCGCCGTAGATGATGTAGCGCATCGTCTCCCCTCTGTGTGCGGCAGCTTCCTGGTGAGCGCTGCGGGCCGCCTCCAGCACCTTCAGTGTACGATGCGAACCGGGGCAGACGACGGAGGGCTTGCGGCGGTGACGGGCGAGATCGACCTGCGCTACGGCAAGCGCCACGCCGAGCCGCTCAAACGGCTCGGCTACCGGCGCCACCCCCAGGGGATGGGCTGGGTGCGGCCGCTGAAGAAAGCCTGGTTCCCGCGCTTTCACCTCTACGCCGAGACCGACTGGGCGGCGCGCCTGGTGCGGCTCGATCTGCATCTCGACCGCGAGCGCGAAACCCCCGATGCCCGCGGCCCGACCGCCTCGGCCGACAGCGCCGAGGTCGCCGCCGAGCTGGCCCGCATCCTGAACGTGTTTCCGCCGGCCGGGTAGATCACTGGTGACAGGTCTCAGGTCGCAGCTTGATTGGAGGACAATCCCCGCTATTCCCTCTACCCTGCCCCCCGCCCCCTGCCTCCGCGCTTGCCGAGGTGCTGCGGCACGTCGGCGACCACCGTGTTCGGGCGGAAGAGGAGCGAGGCCTTCAGGCGCAGCGCCGTCTGCCCGTGCAGCAGGTGCTCGTACCAGTGCTCCGGCACAAACTCCGGCAGCACCACGGTGATGATGTGGCTCGGCCCGCGCTGCTGGCTCACCAGGTCGATATAGGCCATCAGCGGCCCCTGGAACGAGCGATACGGCGAGTCGATGATCACCAGCGGCACGTCGCTGCCCCACTCCTCCCAGCGGGTGCGCAGCCGCTCGGCGTCCTCCAGGGTGTCGGTGATGTGCACCGCCGTCACGTCGGTGGAGAGCGAGCGGGCGTAGGCCAGCGTCTGCACCACCGGCCGGTTGATGCTGCCCACGGGCACCAGCACGGTGTGCTTCACCGGCGCGGGCGGCGGCAGGTGGCGCAGCTCGTCGTCCGTCAGCTGCACTTCACGTTCGACCGTCTCGTAGTGGCGGCCGATCGCGCGCAGCAACAGCACGATCAGCGGGATCAGCACGATCACGATCCAGGCGCCGTAGATGAACTTGGTGCCAGCGATCACGAGCGCGACGATACCCGTGGCCACGGCGCCGGTGCCGTTGATGATCATGCTGCGCTGGGCGCCGCGCGCCTCCTCGCCGCCCTCACGCCGGCGCATGATCCAGTGCCGCACCATGCCCGACTGCGAGAGCGTGAAGGAGACGAACACGCCGACGGCGTAGAGCGGAATCAGGGCATCGGTGTTCGCCTTGAAGGCGATGATCAGCAGGCCGGAGATGATGCCCAGCACGATGATGCCGTTGGAGAAGGCGAGCCGCTCGCCGCGGAAGGCGAACTGGTGCGGCATGTAGCCGTCGTGCGCCAGGATCGAGGAGAGGCGGGGGAAGTCGGCGAAGCTGGTGTTAGCCGCCAGCACCAGGATCAGGAACGTCGCCGCCTGCGTGATGATGTAGAAGGGGTTGTTGCCCCGGCCGAACGACTCGTGCGCGATCTTGGAGAGCACGGTCTGGGCGCCCTTCTGCGCCGGGTCGTCGGGGCGGATGCCGTAGTGGTGGGCGAGGATGCTGATGCCAATGAACATCACGGCGAGGATCGAGGCCATCCAGGCCAGGGTGAGGCGCGCGTTCTGCGCTTCGGGCTTCTCGAAGGCCGGCACGCCGTTGGAGATCGCCTCGACGCCGGTCATCGCCGTGCAGCCGGAGGCGAAGGCGCGCAGGATGAGGAAGATGCCGACGCTCTCCGTACCCTGCTTCAGCAGATGCGCGCCGGCCTGCGGCGACCCGCCGCTCACCGGGTTGCCGCCGCCGCCGATGATCTTGAAAAAGGCGACGCCGATCATCAGCAGAATGCTGGCGATGAAGAGATACGTCGGCGCGGCGAAGATGCTGCCCGACTCTCGCACGCCGCGCAGATTGACGATCACCATGAACAGCAGCGCGGCCAGCGCGATCTCGACGGTGTAGGGATGCAGCGCCTCGATCGCCGAGGTGACGGCCTGCACGCCCGAAGAAATGCTCACCGCCACGGTGAGGATGTAGTCCACCATCAACGAGCCGGCGGCAATGAGGCCCGGCCAGACACCCAGCTCGTTGTGCGCGACGATATAGGAGCCGCCGCCGTTGGGATAGGCGCGGATCGTCTGGCGATAGGAGATCGCCACGATCGCCAGCAGGATGACGATGCCGATGCTGATCGGAATCAGGGCGCTGGCGATGCCGATGCTGGCGGCGCCCACCAGGATGTAGAGGATCTCCTCCGTGGCGTAGGCGACGGAGGAAAGCGCGTCGGAGGAGAAGACGGCGAGCGCCTTGACCTTGGTCAGGCGTTCGTGGGCGAGCTGCTCCGTGGCCAGCGGCAGGCCGATGAAGCGGCGCCGCAGGGACTGGCTGAAGCGGCCGAAGCC from Dehalococcoidia bacterium harbors:
- a CDS encoding APC family permease; its protein translation is MELRGAATSAPHTEGARDEQGRLRSAVDQRDSQPPPINRLRPDLELREVRTGSRPGSKYVRQLRVHSTTFQAVEPGVLMATEEATRPRSGFGRFSQSLRRRFIGLPLATEQLAHERLTKVKALAVFSSDALSSVAYATEEILYILVGAASIGIASALIPISIGIVILLAIVAISYRQTIRAYPNGGGSYIVAHNELGVWPGLIAAGSLMVDYILTVAVSISSGVQAVTSAIEALHPYTVEIALAALLFMVIVNLRGVRESGSIFAAPTYLFIASILLMIGVAFFKIIGGGGNPVSGGSPQAGAHLLKQGTESVGIFLILRAFASGCTAMTGVEAISNGVPAFEKPEAQNARLTLAWMASILAVMFIGISILAHHYGIRPDDPAQKGAQTVLSKIAHESFGRGNNPFYIITQAATFLILVLAANTSFADFPRLSSILAHDGYMPHQFAFRGERLAFSNGIIVLGIISGLLIIAFKANTDALIPLYAVGVFVSFTLSQSGMVRHWIMRRREGGEEARGAQRSMIINGTGAVATGIVALVIAGTKFIYGAWIVIVLIPLIVLLLRAIGRHYETVEREVQLTDDELRHLPPPAPVKHTVLVPVGSINRPVVQTLAYARSLSTDVTAVHITDTLEDAERLRTRWEEWGSDVPLVIIDSPYRSFQGPLMAYIDLVSQQRGPSHIITVVLPEFVPEHWYEHLLHGQTALRLKASLLFRPNTVVADVPQHLGKRGGRGRGAG
- a CDS encoding 2-dehydropantoate 2-reductase N-terminal domain-containing protein; this translates as MRYIIYGAGAIGGVVGGRLFAAGKDTVLICRGRHLEAIRARGLLLREPTGDRTLAVPAVGRPAELQFSDQDIVILTMKAQDTGAALDDLEAAGGRDVAIVCCQNGVANERIAARRFARVYAMLVALPATFMEPGTVLGWSAPIAGVLDLGCFPRGSDALCEQIAADLGDAGFICRPDPAVMRLKYAKLLTNLGNGFDALSTLSRADAPFRAIMHALTQEAIACFDAAGIAYAPRDEYHAHVSRHTSWGEIPGAERGGSSTWQSLSKGSSRLEVDYLNGEIVLLGRLHGVPTPYNAAVRRLAQQLAAEGGKPGDYDAADVEALAAQLGATASAPAD